A genomic window from Salvia miltiorrhiza cultivar Shanhuang (shh) chromosome 5, IMPLAD_Smil_shh, whole genome shotgun sequence includes:
- the LOC131025627 gene encoding protein ALP1-like: MSSSSSSYEDERRAEEFSNLVQQFNQIVQDIGDPEEQPRRRRRGARKKAFIRQDREASAVRLHADYFDENPVYPDTIFRCRFRMRRALFLRIVNAVAADPYFQQRTDALGRPGFHAIAKMHCRYSVEPLFNSSAQEYLRRPTSADCQQLLAMHETKHGFPGMLGCLDCMHWAWKNYPTAWQGAYTRGDQGELTIILEAVASQDLWIWHAFLGTPGSNNDINVLNNSTLFNDRLQGMGVPVTYQVNNAYYTSEYYLTDGIYPNWPVFVKSPTHPTDPKGKRFKVMQEAARKDIERAFGVLQARWAIVKGPSRLWSKEAMSDIMFTCIILHNMIIEDEGEQATQRKDDADEASSSAASQPHVGAPSDFRASVARQASMRDAEMHACLTLDLKEHICWISATSISYYDIFVTATQNDINTSKN, encoded by the exons atgtcttcCTCCTCATCAAGCTACGAGGACGAGCGACGTGCTGAAGAATTTTCCAATCTTGTACAACAATTTAACCAAATTGTTCAAGATATTGGTGATCCAGAAGAGCAACCTCGTCGTCGCCGACGAGGTGCGCGGAAGAAGGCTTTCATTCGTCAGGACCGTGAAGCCAGCGCTGTACGTTTGCACGCggattactttgatgaaaatccgGTCTACCCCGACACCATCTTCCGCTGCCGTTTTCGAATGCGTCGTGCGTTGTTTTTGCGCATCGTTAATGCCGTTGCAGCTGATCCATACTTCCAACAACGCACGGATGCACTAGGGAGGCCCGGCTTTCACGCCATTGCAAAAATGCACTGTCGCT ATTCAGTCGAGCCATTATTCAACTCTTCGGCGCAGGAGTACTTGAGGAGGCCGACTTCCGCTGACTGCCAACAGCTTCTAGCAATGCACGAAACGAAGCACGGCTTCCCGGGAATGCTAGGGTGCcttgattgcatgcattgggcgtggaagaattATCCAACGGCATGGCAAGGCGCATACACTCGCGGCGATCAGGGGGAACTGACCATCATCCTCGAAGCCGTCGCCTCGCAAGATCTATGGATCTGGCATGCTTTTTTGGGGACtcctggttcgaacaacgacatcaacgtgctcaacaactcGACGTTGTTCAACGATCGGCTACAAGGAATGGGGGTGCCGGTCACATATCAAGTCAACAACGCCTACTACACAAGTGAGTACTACTTGACTGACGGCATCTATCCCAATTGGCCTGTATTCGTGAAGAGTCCTACACATCCGACGGATCCGAAAGGGAAGAGGTTCAAAGTGATGCAGGAAGCGGCTCGCAAGGATATTGAACGAGCCTTCGGCgtccttcaagctcgttggGCCATCGTCAAAGGCCCATCGCGTCTTTGGAGCAAGGAGGCGATGAGCGACATCATGTTCACATGCatcattttgcacaacatgatcatcgaAGACGAAGGCGAGCAAGCAACGCAGCGGAAAGATGACGCCGACGAAGCTTCGAGTAGCGCCGCATCTCAACCTCATGTCGGTGCTCCGTCGGATTTTCGTGCATCTGTTGCACGACAAGCATCCATGCGAGACGCGGAGATGCATGCTTGCCTCACTTTGGActtgaaggagcacatttg TTGGATCTCTGCCACTTCAATTAgttattatgatatttttgTTACTGCAACTCAAAATGATATTAACACATCAAAAAATTGA
- the LOC130986611 gene encoding cysteine proteinase 15A-like — translation MAPLTFSLLLTLSLLSSALASTQPFLASVADDPLIRQVVSEGAEAVDQLLHADHHFTLFKSKYSKAYATQEEHDYRFSVFKANLRRAKRHQLVDPTAVHGVTKFSDLTPEEFERTYLGLHKQRLKLPADAHEAPKLPTNDLPADFDWREHGAVGAVKDQGSCGSCWSFSTIGALEGAHYLATGELLSLSEQQLVDCDHECDPAERNSCDSGCNGGLMNNAFEYILKAGGVQTEKDYPYTGVDGQCKFNQNGIVAGVSNFSVVSIDDDQIAANLVKHGPLAVGINALWMQTYIKGVSCPYICGKSLDHGVVLVGYGSAGYAPIRFKEKPYWIIKNSWGESWGEDGYYKICRGYNLCGVESMVSTVTAVHLNSQ, via the exons ATGGCTCCTTtgactttctctctcctcctcactctctctctcttatcctCCGCGCTCGCCTCCACGCAACCCTTCCTGGCCTCCGTCGCCGACGATCCTCTCATCCGCCAGGTCGTATCTGAAGGTGCGGAGGCGGTGGACCAGCTCCTGCACGCCGACCACCACTTCACCCTCTTCAAGTCCAAGTACAGCAAGGCCTACGCCACCCAGGAGGAGCACGACTACCGATTCTCTGTCTTCAAGGCTAACCTGCGCCGCGCCAAGCGCCACCAGCTGGTCGATCCCACCGCCGTCCACGGCGTCACCAAATTCTCCGACCTCACCCCCGAGGAGTTCGAGAGGACCTACCTGGGCCTCCACAAGCAGCGCCTGAAGCTTCCGGCCGACGCTCATGAGGCGCCCAAGCTCCCCACCAACGATCTCCCCGCCGACTTCGATTGGAGAGAACATGGAGCTGTTGGTGCTGTGAAAGATCAG GGTTCTTGCGGGTCATGCTGGTCGTTTAGTACTATTGGTGCGCTGGAAGGAGCACACTATCTGGCGACAGGGGAGCTCTTGAGCCTCAGCGAGCAGCAGCTTGTGGATTGCGATCATGAG TGCGATCCAGCTGAGCGTAACTCCTGCGACTCTGGCTGTAATGGCGGACTAATGAACAATGCCTTCGAATACATCCTCAAGGCTGGTGGAGTCCAAACAGAGAAAGATTATCCTTACACTGGAGTTGATGGTCAATGCAAATTTAACCAGAACGGAATTGTTGCCGGTGTATCAAACTTCAGCGTTGTCTCTATAGATGATGACCAAATTGCTGCAAATCTGGTGAAGCACGGCCCTCTTGCAG TGGGGATCAACGCACTCTGGATGCAGACATACATAAAAGGAGTCTCGTGCCCTTACATCTGCGGCAAATCATTGGATCACGGTGTGGTTCTGGTGGGATACGGTTCAGCTGGGTATGCGCCCATCCGCTTCAAGGAGAAGCCGTACTGGATCATCAAGAATTCTTGGGGGGAAAGCTGGGGTGAGGACGGCTACTATAAGATCTGCAGGGGCTATAATCTTTGTGGTGTGGAGTCTATGGTCTCAACCGTCACTGCTGTCCATCTCAACTCTCAGTAA